Proteins encoded within one genomic window of Nitrospirota bacterium:
- a CDS encoding LL-diaminopimelate aminotransferase, whose translation MSKKVSAELADRVKKLPPYLFAAIDDMKQDALKKGVDLIDLSIGDPDIPTPRHIVQRIKKAVENPEHHRYPSYAGMLSFRQAVADWYKKRFNVKLDPKTEVVSLIGSKEGIGHIPLAFINPGDVVLVPSPGYPVYPVATLFAGGKSHIMPLIEKNKYLPDLKAIPKDVLKKAKLIFINYPNNPTSACAGRGFYKEVIDFAAKNNIIVCHDAAYSEIYYDGKKPLSFLQIPGAKEVGIEFHSLSKTCNMTGWRIGFAAGNKDVIAGLGKIKSNLDSGIFQAIQEAGIAALETEDAVLEKIRKTYQGRRDVLYKGLKEIGIKAIKPEATFYLWAKVPAGYSSSKFAALLLDKAGVLATPGNGFGAPGEGYIRFALTVDEKRMKEAVARIKKAL comes from the coding sequence TTGAGTAAAAAGGTTTCCGCAGAACTTGCCGACAGAGTAAAAAAACTGCCGCCGTATCTCTTTGCAGCCATAGATGATATGAAACAGGACGCGCTGAAAAAAGGCGTTGACCTTATAGACCTGAGCATAGGCGATCCTGACATTCCTACGCCGAGGCATATTGTCCAGAGGATAAAGAAGGCTGTTGAGAATCCTGAACATCACCGCTATCCGTCATATGCCGGGATGCTCTCGTTCAGGCAGGCGGTTGCTGATTGGTACAAGAAAAGGTTCAATGTTAAGCTCGACCCCAAAACAGAAGTAGTCTCTCTCATAGGTTCAAAAGAGGGTATCGGCCATATTCCTCTTGCATTCATAAATCCCGGAGATGTTGTGCTTGTGCCTTCGCCGGGATATCCTGTTTATCCTGTTGCCACGCTCTTTGCAGGCGGGAAGAGCCACATCATGCCGCTCATAGAGAAGAACAAATATCTGCCTGACCTGAAGGCGATACCAAAAGATGTCCTTAAAAAAGCGAAGCTCATCTTCATCAATTATCCGAACAACCCAACATCGGCATGTGCAGGAAGAGGCTTTTATAAAGAGGTGATCGACTTTGCAGCAAAGAACAATATCATCGTATGTCATGACGCCGCTTATTCAGAGATCTACTACGACGGAAAGAAACCTTTGAGCTTTCTTCAGATTCCGGGAGCCAAAGAAGTTGGGATTGAATTTCACTCACTCTCAAAGACATGCAACATGACCGGATGGAGGATAGGTTTTGCAGCAGGCAATAAGGATGTGATAGCAGGGCTCGGAAAGATAAAGTCGAATCTGGACTCAGGCATATTCCAGGCGATACAGGAGGCGGGAATAGCCGCGCTCGAGACGGAAGATGCTGTTCTTGAAAAGATAAGGAAGACCTATCAGGGCAGAAGGGATGTCCTTTATAAAGGATTAAAAGAGATCGGCATTAAGGCTATAAAACCTGAGGCCACTTTCTATCTCTGGGCAAAGGTTCCGGCAGGATATTCTTCTTCAAAATTCGCAGCGCTCCTGTTGGATAAAGCAGGTGTCCTTGCAACTCCGGGCAACGGCTTCGGCGCGCCGGGCGAGGGATATATAAGATTCGCGCTTACCGTGGATGAGAAGAGGATGAAAGAAGCTGTCGCAAGGATAAAGAAGGCGCTCTGA
- a CDS encoding type II toxin-antitoxin system PemK/MazF family toxin → MQNKPIPQRGDIWLVNFSPAVGSEIREPHPALVVSVDDLNKSAWGLIVVCPISTFRKERPFRLHVPLSPPEGGIQHLSIIRCDQVKSLSIQRFSEKWGTISADTMQNVNYILRRLLGL, encoded by the coding sequence TTGCAAAATAAGCCTATTCCGCAACGGGGCGACATATGGTTAGTAAATTTCAGCCCTGCTGTAGGCTCTGAGATAAGGGAACCACACCCCGCCCTTGTAGTATCTGTTGACGACTTGAACAAGAGCGCATGGGGTCTCATTGTAGTTTGCCCCATATCAACATTCAGAAAGGAAAGGCCTTTCAGGCTTCATGTCCCTCTCTCACCGCCGGAAGGAGGTATTCAGCATCTCTCCATTATCAGATGCGATCAGGTCAAGTCCCTATCTATCCAAAGGTTTTCAGAAAAATGGGGAACGATAAGCGCCGACACAATGCAGAATGTGAATTACATCTTGCGAAGATTATTGGGCTTGTGA
- a CDS encoding sulfite exporter TauE/SafE family protein — protein MLFPVSGVETYIFLPPLVAFVVSFFTSMGGVSGAFLLLPFQMSVLNYTSPSVSATNFVFNIVAIPSGVYRYIKEGRMAWPLTWVVIVGTLPGVFMGYYLRVQYLPDPRAFKLFVGCVLLYLGGRLFYEMTGRASAGKDKIKALDEKFKQRAAEIKKEQNAKVAAGLPKEAVVKTISFTLSRVEYEFWGERFSYSTPAMFLLAFIVGIIGGTYGIGGGAIIAPFCVAVFHLPVYTVAGAALMGTFLTSIAGVALYSIMPAKAGLSTSPDWMLGILFGIGGFAGMYLGARCQKFMPQKFIKLMLATIIIFLALKYIVQYFG, from the coding sequence ATACTATTCCCTGTATCAGGCGTTGAGACATATATATTCTTACCGCCGCTGGTGGCTTTTGTGGTCTCTTTCTTTACATCCATGGGCGGTGTCTCAGGCGCATTCCTTCTACTGCCGTTTCAGATGAGCGTTCTTAATTACACAAGCCCCTCGGTCAGTGCTACCAACTTTGTATTTAATATCGTAGCTATCCCAAGCGGCGTCTACCGTTATATAAAAGAAGGCCGCATGGCATGGCCTTTGACATGGGTTGTGATAGTCGGCACATTGCCCGGCGTCTTCATGGGTTATTACCTTAGAGTGCAGTATCTGCCCGACCCGCGCGCCTTCAAGCTCTTTGTGGGCTGTGTCCTTCTGTATCTTGGAGGCAGGCTCTTCTATGAAATGACCGGCAGGGCATCTGCGGGAAAAGACAAGATAAAGGCGCTTGATGAGAAGTTCAAACAGAGGGCGGCAGAGATAAAGAAAGAACAGAATGCCAAAGTTGCGGCAGGGCTTCCAAAAGAGGCGGTCGTAAAGACGATATCATTCACTCTCTCAAGAGTGGAATATGAATTCTGGGGAGAGAGGTTTTCATACAGCACTCCTGCGATGTTCCTGCTTGCATTTATTGTCGGTATCATAGGCGGGACATACGGCATCGGCGGAGGCGCGATCATTGCGCCGTTCTGCGTGGCGGTCTTTCACCTGCCTGTTTATACAGTGGCAGGAGCCGCGCTGATGGGGACATTCTTAACATCTATTGCAGGTGTCGCCCTCTACAGCATCATGCCTGCAAAAGCAGGCCTTTCCACATCGCCGGACTGGATGCTCGGAATTCTTTTCGGCATCGGAGGATTTGCAGGGATGTATTTAGGCGCGCGATGTCAGAAGTTCATGCCGCAGAAATTCATCAAATTAATGCTCGCTACGATAATCATCTTCCTGGCATTGAAATATATTGTTCAATATTTCGGTTAA
- a CDS encoding cytochrome c3 family protein: MMSHAWRPLFVVIGLLATILIARAILIPSDFVAKNGDYKYQWHRVGNEEEWKNFTVKYKGGKEYCGECHDDEFTWISASKHANVQCENCHGPALGHPEEAPEKLAIDRSRELCLRCHAKLPYRPKTYNELPQGPIALAMQDPEEHNTGVECVECHDVHKADFTE, encoded by the coding sequence ATTATGAGTCATGCCTGGAGACCGTTATTCGTTGTTATTGGCCTTCTTGCAACCATACTTATTGCAAGGGCCATACTCATTCCCTCCGACTTCGTTGCAAAGAACGGTGATTACAAGTATCAGTGGCACCGTGTAGGCAATGAAGAGGAATGGAAGAACTTCACAGTAAAGTACAAAGGCGGTAAAGAGTACTGTGGCGAATGCCACGATGATGAGTTCACCTGGATATCCGCATCAAAGCATGCAAATGTGCAGTGTGAAAACTGCCACGGGCCTGCCTTGGGCCACCCTGAGGAAGCGCCTGAGAAGCTCGCTATCGACAGGAGCAGGGAGCTTTGCCTGAGATGCCACGCGAAACTGCCTTACAGACCAAAAACCTATAATGAACTGCCTCAAGGACCGATCGCACTTGCTATGCAAGACCCGGAAGAGCACAACACCGGTGTTGAATGTGTAGAATGCCATGATGTCCATAAAGCAGATTTCACGGAATAA
- a CDS encoding peptide chain release factor-like protein produces MLSVSAEKEKALREKLKSLAIFEKDIDEKFIRSGGKGGQNVNKVSTCVYLKHIPTGIEVKCQKERTQGLNRYRARELLFNKIERLIKKDESEEEQRAEKIRRQKRKRSKRAKEKMLEDKHMQSQKKKERGSVPKWRED; encoded by the coding sequence ATGCTTTCAGTCAGCGCTGAAAAAGAGAAGGCTCTCAGAGAGAAGCTTAAAAGCCTTGCCATCTTTGAAAAGGATATTGATGAGAAGTTTATCCGTTCCGGCGGCAAAGGCGGGCAGAACGTCAACAAGGTTTCGACCTGTGTCTATCTCAAGCACATCCCGACAGGCATTGAAGTCAAATGCCAGAAGGAACGTACACAGGGGCTGAACCGCTACCGCGCACGCGAACTTCTATTTAATAAGATAGAGCGGCTTATTAAAAAGGATGAGTCTGAAGAGGAGCAGCGCGCTGAAAAGATAAGGCGGCAGAAACGCAAGCGTTCCAAACGCGCGAAAGAGAAGATGCTGGAGGATAAGCATATGCAGTCGCAGAAGAAGAAAGAGCGCGGTTCAGTTCCGAAGTGGAGGGAAGACTAA
- a CDS encoding 4Fe-4S dicluster domain-containing protein → MSIKQISRNKGGYGVKQSRRDILKLGAITIAGVTIPLTAFELLTPEALASTKKEHGTGKRWGFVVNATKCVGCGMCVKACKTENEVPMDIKVSRTWVERYIQLKDGEVIIDSPEEARNGFIKNDPRGRTIKEEDISKGFFVPKLCNQCEKPSCVQVCPVGATYKTEDGVVLVDRTWCIGCAYCVQNCPYGARFIHPVHMVAEKCTFCYHRITKGMNSACMDACAFGARKIGDINDPNSEVYKLINSNRVMVLKPEYGNEPMVFYIGLDHIVR, encoded by the coding sequence ATGTCCATAAAGCAGATTTCACGGAATAAGGGAGGGTACGGCGTGAAACAATCAAGAAGAGACATATTAAAATTAGGCGCTATCACAATCGCCGGCGTCACGATCCCTTTGACAGCATTTGAGCTTCTCACCCCTGAGGCGCTTGCTTCCACAAAGAAGGAGCACGGCACAGGCAAGAGATGGGGGTTTGTTGTTAATGCGACAAAGTGTGTCGGCTGCGGCATGTGTGTTAAGGCATGCAAAACTGAGAACGAAGTTCCTATGGATATAAAGGTATCAAGGACCTGGGTCGAGAGATACATCCAGCTCAAGGACGGAGAGGTCATCATTGATTCTCCTGAAGAAGCAAGGAACGGATTCATAAAGAACGACCCGCGCGGCAGGACGATAAAGGAAGAGGATATTTCCAAGGGCTTCTTCGTTCCAAAGCTCTGCAACCAGTGCGAGAAACCTTCATGCGTTCAGGTCTGCCCGGTCGGAGCCACATACAAGACCGAGGACGGCGTTGTGCTTGTCGACAGGACATGGTGCATCGGCTGCGCGTACTGCGTTCAGAACTGCCCGTACGGCGCAAGGTTCATCCATCCCGTGCATATGGTCGCTGAGAAGTGCACCTTCTGCTACCACAGGATAACAAAGGGCATGAACTCCGCGTGTATGGACGCATGCGCATTCGGAGCAAGGAAGATCGGCGACATTAATGACCCCAACAGCGAAGTCTACAAGCTGATAAACAGCAACAGGGTCATGGTACTAAAACCAGAATACGGCAACGAGCCTATGGTATTTTACATCGGCCTTGACCATATAGTGAGGTGA
- a CDS encoding sulfite exporter TauE/SafE family protein: MSTSIQQGERILSIALIAHVALYSVMPAKAGLSTSPDWMLGIRFGVGGFAGMYLGARCQKFMPQKFIKLMLTTIITFLALKYIVQYFR, from the coding sequence TTGTCTACAAGTATACAACAGGGTGAGCGTATCCTGTCAATCGCGTTGATTGCGCATGTCGCTCTCTACAGCGTCATGCCAGCAAAAGCAGGCCTTTCCACATCGCCGGACTGGATGCTCGGAATTCGCTTCGGAGTCGGCGGATTTGCGGGAATGTATTTAGGTGCAAGATGTCAGAAATTCATGCCGCAGAAATTTATCAAATTGATGCTCACTACGATAATCACCTTCCTTGCATTGAAATATATTGTTCAGTATTTCAGATAA